In the genome of Tolypothrix sp. NIES-4075, the window GAAACGGTATTAGACCTCGCTTACGCCGTGATTGATGGCGTTAAAGCTAGGGGAGAAAAAGGCAACTACAGTACAGAACGTATTAAATTTTACTCAGACCGCTCTAATTAACTTTTCGTTACATAGTTATAAATTTTCCCGCCCACCTACTTACAAATAAAAAGAGCTCAACAATATAGTTCACCTATTTTCCATTTTTATTCGACTTCAAAGAAGCCAAAGCATTGAGAGAAAGGAAAAAGGTGGGGAATACTTTTATTTTCCATTTTTATTCGACTTCAAAGAAGCCAAAGTGGTACCAACGCCGCCGCTACGCTCTCTGAAGCAGTTTTCCATTTTTATTCGACTTCAAAGAAGCCAAAGGTAAAATTTACTGGGCACGACGAAGTGCCCGAAGCTGACTTTTCCATTTTTATTCGACTTCAAAGAAGCCAAAGCTTTAACTCCCTTCGCTTCTGTGAAAACTAAGTCATTTTCCATTTTTATTCGACTTCAAAGAAGCCAAAGTCTAACTTAGCTACAGTAGACGGCACTGTTTATGAGATTTTCCATTTTTATTCGACTTCAAAGAAGCCAAAGGTAATACAAAATTCCAGACGAACGGTAAAATCGATCAAACTTTTCCATTTTTATTCGACTTCAAAGAAGCCAAAGTGGAAAATGACCAAAACGGTGGAAGTGGACAGGATTATTTTCCATTTTTATTCGACTTCAAAGAAGCCAAAGGCTACCGCTTGAAAGCCTTGCCCTGAAGTAATCCTACAGCACTTTTTTGTGGGATGCAAATTTTGACTGAAATAATTGCAAATAATTCTCAATAAACCCCTCTACTCAGCGCTTCAAATCCTTACCCAGAGAGCGAATTGTGGGATAGAACGAGAGAATCAGGGTTTCAGCCATTGTATCTATCCCACATAAAGTAAATCAAAAGAATAAAATAAATTACATTTTCTTTTGTTGTGCCGATACCCAAAAAGCACTAAAACGTAGTAACATCCCTATATCCTCAGGATTAGCACCCAAAGCTTTTTCTCTAGATATTAGAGCCTGTTGCCTTGCAGTATACGCCCATTGCTCCCAAGCATCAAGCCAGTTGATCAACGCAACTTCTACAGATGAAGGTATCTGCTCATCCCGACTTAATATTACCACTTTTGCAACCTTCCCAAACAACCGATTATCCTTAGTAATATCTGCATGACGTGGAAGTTCATCAGCCAATCGATAAAGTAACGGACTTAAATCAACTTCCTGGTAAACCTGAATAAACCTCCACCAATCTTCAAGTAAATCACCCTTCATCAAAGCTTCCAGAATATTACCAGAACCGTAAATTACCCGAAAGCACAACCCATCTTTATTTAATAACTTCTTAGCCCGTTCCTTTTCTGCCTGCCAAATTTTTTCCAACACCGTAGGCAAAGGAACACTTTTGTGAGCGACAACAATACCCAAACTCATGGTAGCTTCTTTGCCCATAGTAAAGAGCGATCGCATTGGAATATCTGCCGGAATCGTTTCCTTATCTTTCCACTTCCAATACCCCCCATTACTGCTAAACCTATCTAACGGGTCATTTCCACCGCACCACGCAGCCCGCAAAGAACGCAAAAAACCCGGTAAATCAGCCAGTGACAACGCAGCCATCACATCATCCCCACCGCTGTAAATCACCCTACCGCAGAAGCGTTCCTCTGTAATATGAGGCACTAAGCGATTAGAAAAATCCAGTAACGCTCGATTGAGTCCAACGTGGGTAGCAGGACCCATCCGTTTTTTAGTTTTCTTCAGTAAGTCATCCCAATTCGAGTTATCAATCTGACTCTGCTCAACCAAATCAGAGATAATATAATCTTCATAAAACTTCAGCTTACCTCCCGAAACATAACCCCCCATACCATCCCCATCTCCCAACACCAACACCCACCAATCCGCAGGACTGCTGTCCCCGAAGTGCCTTTTTTTAACTTTATCAACAACTGTACGCAACGCAGACGTTTCCGATGGATTCAAACTCATGTCATCCGCTAGCCACTTGCTAGAGAACATCACACCGTTGTAACCATTACCATAGTCTGGTAAACTACTTAAAGCAGCATCAGCACGGCGAACTTGGAAAGGACGACGGGTACGCGAACAGAATTTGTCATGGTGTAAATTCAAATCAGTATAAATTTCTCTCCTCAATTCTGACCAATAATCCTTGATGCGTTGAGGGTAGT includes:
- the cas10 gene encoding type III-B CRISPR-associated protein Cas10/Cmr2 translates to KDEFKSKDEPNPYKRELKQFGEPGCWEFNKLWDAQINYTWESYFVAVPLGSPEGDLEVAINPWNQDNQKWVNLQKQIAQPRTEIPAPAEQQVYDTLNVGSWWGSCQARLGRAIQAIKNTRGWQIPVAPGERSTLSGQYSALHPRLLYQNFQDGLGLPTDSLRLFWRVMSIAYPGVFNGSEKLNAIELTKRLAWKHGGVAEELGIKFNQERDDNYEGLIRFPNLCSIASAHFATHYPQRIKDYWSELRREIYTDLNLHHDKFCSRTRRPFQVRRADAALSSLPDYGNGYNGVMFSSKWLADDMSLNPSETSALRTVVDKVKKRHFGDSSPADWWVLVLGDGDGMGGYVSGGKLKFYEDYIISDLVEQSQIDNSNWDDLLKKTKKRMGPATHVGLNRALLDFSNRLVPHITEERFCGRVIYSGGDDVMAALSLADLPGFLRSLRAAWCGGNDPLDRFSSNGGYWKWKDKETIPADIPMRSLFTMGKEATMSLGIVVAHKSVPLPTVLEKIWQAEKERAKKLLNKDGLCFRVIYGSGNILEALMKGDLLEDWWRFIQVYQEVDLSPLLYRLADELPRHADITKDNRLFGKVAKVVILSRDEQIPSSVEVALINWLDAWEQWAYTARQQALISREKALGANPEDIGMLLRFSAFWVSAQQKKM